The following DNA comes from Alosa alosa isolate M-15738 ecotype Scorff River chromosome 13, AALO_Geno_1.1, whole genome shotgun sequence.
AAGGGAGGGTGCTGCTCagtccacacactcaaaaacagcTCACTGGCGCCACATGGTGGACCTGTCACCTTACTGCAGATATCAATCCACCACTGCAAACAATGAAGACCTACATGTGCATACAGattatacacacaaaaacacatcataCTGTAAATCCTTTACACCTGAGGCATTTTGATACATCACATGGACTACCACTCTGAAAATCATCATGAATCATTAATTATGAGTGGACAGATTCATTCCAGCAAGAATGCCTCACATAGCAGCACAGCATGCAACAAACACCCAGGATATCTTGGTGTCTTAGATAAGGATAGACCGCAACGGTTGTTGCTAttaacagattaacatccataGGCTGTACTAGTTTAACACACTGGTGATTAATAACATGATTAAACATTCATAGTTTGAAAAGAACAAAttaaccaaaacaaaaacaaaatacttttttttactttaccaTTGTTTTCATTCTGCCCCTCCTCTGGTCTGAGTCAAGTCACTAACTCCTATATTTTCATTATCAGTTTACATGCGGTTTACATATTTGATGGTGGATAATTTAATCTTCACAAATCTTGTCTGATCAGAACTGAAATCTCAGTCAAACTGATAGCATACAATAGCTTACAAAAATATCAAGCAGTCAAAGCTTGTCAAGTATTTTGCATCCTGAGTGACCAACACCATTTGTAGATCTTACCtcgacacacacaaccagaagAATAAGTTGGGTGTCAGACTCCAGGAAGTAGGCCTTCACTTGTGGAGACAGACCAATCAAGGCACAGTTGGTCACCACGGCAATCACACTCATCGTCTCAAATGCCAGCTGTAAGCCAGACGATGTAAAAATGATTATGTCTTTGCCGTGTCATTGTTCATATTTTCAACAACAGCAACCAGCAACATCTTCCATTTGTGTTACTTTTAAGAGAATCTAGGCGTACCTGCCACACTCCGATGTTTGAGGCGGGCTCTGCAAAAGGCCTCTTGAAGACATGACACATCTTGAAGGCATCCGAGTAGACCTCTGTGATATTAttcagcaccaccagcaccgcAGCCAACGGGTAGACACATGAGAACAGGCTCACGTACCCAAACAGAAGGAACTGCTCCAGGTAGTCATCAAAGGTGCCCTttagacacagaacacaacacacaactgcTCATGACTACACTTTCATTCCCAGTCCTCTAGGTGTAGTAGTACACATCCCTTAGGCTCTCCTTCTGTAGCCTTCCCATATGGCTATAGAAATGGCACTACAGAATGCAATGCTATTGATCCAACATGTTTGAACTTCTATTAAGCTCCCACTTGTACATAGCTCAATTCTCTATGTATCCTTATGTTTGTTGATAAAGATTTGCAGATGAATGGGAGTGGCTCCAGTAGAAGTCAACTTTTACCTACTGTAAGACATGTGCTCTCTactcctactgtaggctataggaCATGTGCTCTCTactcctactgtaggctataggaCATGTGCTCTCTACTCTCTactcctactgtaggctataggaCATGTGCTCTCTACTGCTACTGTAGGCTGTAGGACATGTGCTCTCTACTGCTACTGTAGGCTGTAGGACATGTGCTCTCTACTCCTACTGTAGGCTGTAGGACATGTGCTCTCTACTCCTACTGTAGGCTGTAGGACATGTGCTCTCTActgctactgtaggctataggaCATGTGCTCTCTACTCTCTACTGCTACTGTAGGCTGTAGGACATGTGCTCTCTACTCTCTActgctactgtaggctataggaCATGTGCTCTCTACTCTCTActgctactgtaggctataggaCATGTGCTCTCTACTCTCTActgctactgtaggctataggaCATGTGCTCTCTActgctactgtaggctataggaCATGTGCTCTCTACTCCTACTATGctctatgtactgtatatagcaTACAGTCATGGCAACTCATATATTTGTCGTCACATCTATTCTTATAGGATGTTAAATTAAAATACAATCAGTGTCTGGGCCCTGTTACCAGATATGCTACATCTGTATAGTCACGGCAACTCATTTGCAGAGACATAGAGAGTTAACAAAATACTGCAGTGTTGACACATGTATATAGGATGTTACATTGAAATTCAATCAGTGACTCGGAGTCGGCCCCGTTATAAGATATGCTACATCTGTGCAGTCACAGCAACTCATTtacagagagacggagagagttAACAAAATATTGCAGTGTTTGCAATACACATATTAGTCACATCTACAGTATATAAAATGTTTAACGGCAACTCATTTtcggagagacagagacagagagagagttaacaAAATATCACAGTGTTGTCACATCTATTCCTGTTAGGTGTTAAATTGAAATCCAATCAGTGGCTAGCCCCTCACCAGATATGTGCTCATGTCCAACTCCAGCTGGGCCTGCTGTGCCAGGGGCAGCTCCTGGTCTGCCATGACCCTGTGCAGCCGCTTGTGAGCCTTCTTGTTGCGTCGCCTCTGCAGCCAGTAAGGCAGGAAGGCCTCCATGATCTGGTTCAGGATCTGGGAGGTGATGAGCAGTGTGGCCAGGCTCTGAAAGGCAGAAATGTCATATCACATTATAAGTACAAGTTTCATGAGCCTTGAATAATCAGATGTAAGGTCTACAAGAAATCCATGTAATTAACAGATGACTTGCCTGGCGAAGGAGCACCACGTCTTGCATCACAAAAGCGATGTAAAAGAGAGATGCAAAGCAGTTGAAGAAGTTAaactgtgtgtgggggggagaagAACTCTTAAAAAACACTTCCAATGTTGTCACAAGTTAATTCAACATGCAAATGATCAAGTTGCCACAACAAAGGCATTTTAAAGAGCAAAAAGTAGTGAATAGTTTTAAACATTGggaatatattttaaatgaattCACTCACCACCAGTACTTTCAACACAAGATGATTCTGATATGATGTTTCCAGTCTGTGGTTttctaaacaaaaacacataagaAATAGCAATATTATTTCCAAAATGTGAAAATACACAGCTGAGATGACTAGACTGAACATTTAACTAAATGTATCTTCCTTACAGTCAGATGCAATTAGAAACAGGTCATACTGTACAATAGCATTTTAATTTTATCAATTTCAATGCTATCATCCAAATCTAAATATACCGATGAGCCGATGAGCCgattctaaggtccagtttcaATGCTTGCATAGACAATTGAGGCGATTTCGACTGTGTACCCCAAAGTTATCTGGCCATCATTCATGCTGTTACATGTATAGCGTTGGCTTTGAGTCAAATGTATCACAGACCTTACCAAGTGCTATTTTTTAGAAGCTAGATATTTGTATCATCTGTGAGTGGCCAATAATGTTTTGGCTCATCAATGTAGAAACACATAATATGAGCAAGTGAAATAGGTATGCATGTGGATGTGGAACATGTACACATACTCAAAAACATAACGGATGTGCAATATTAGCCCACTTGTTCTAGGACACTCACCCCAGTCAGTGAGGAACTCTGCAGCATAGCGGTAGAGCAAGTTCAACACCTCTATGACCACTGCATAGATGATACTGGGCACAAACAGGAACAGACCCGTCCAGAAGTTGGGCTCCACCTCGTACAGAGCCAGCGCCCAGCTCTCCATGTCAAAGTAGATCATCATGATATAGAAGGACAAGTAGAGGCACAGCAGCACAAAGGGCACGGACACCAGGTAGATCCTCAGCAGACGCTTGCTGTTGGGGTAGACGGGTTCCTCGCGGCCGGTGACCGGGTTGAAGCCCAGCACGCCGTGGAAGCCAGCCCGGGGCTCCTCGAAGGCCTTCTTGCGACTCAGCGTTCCCCAGCTGAATGCCAGCGTGGCACTGAAGCGTTTCCACACCTCGAGGAAGACGGTGGACCACACCAGGTTGAAAACGGCAAACAGCACATACTTGTCATAATCCTCCCAGTCCCACAGGTAGTACGGGATGCCAATGAGGGCCATGGGCAGCATGGCCAAGGTGAAGTACTCCAAGAAGCCAAAGTAGAGCGCCAGGCCCTCGCCAAAGTAGTGCCTGATATCATCTGGATTGGGTGGGGGAGAAGGGATCAAAGAGACACAGAGCTTAGGAGATCCGGATATGTAGGCAACTCTCACACATGTTTAATGAATGTGTTGTGGTTAATGGCATCAGAGTTTGCTTTCTTTATTGGTGCTCGCAGTGTTGCATGCTGTGCATGAAGCAACTGGTTAAGGTAAATGCACATCTTTACAATGACGTAGCTTCAACAACGATCCCTGACATCATATGCAGTGTTGGGGGTCAAAGTCTATGCAAGAACTCGTCTTATCTGAGTGGAGCCACCTCTCTTAACAACTCAGCACTCCAACAAACAGATGTCGGCCCTCTACAGGTTTACAACTCATGCTGTGAGGTACCTTCTCAAAATTGGAGCATTATTGTTAATGTTTACACATTAACAATTCATTGATTCttgaaaatacattttaaaaatcaaATTGAA
Coding sequences within:
- the ano10a gene encoding anoctamin-10 isoform X2, whose protein sequence is MQSGWSVSDSDGTAFTPMVVLELAEDTSEEAIKWLLSRIRDKEQNGGAELLVEQLLTRDHGGQKGNPNVFLVGSTLKRLLHGAEDVGLFKEFNDDSMRGFTYTNKDNFKDFQGDGDGFLSVAECQYIIKHELDTLRAKDEANVPGYPKAKLYPGKSIIRRLQSKGILYQVFPLHDKEELKRLSFSWYRKVKLSFQPLNDIRHYFGEGLALYFGFLEYFTLAMLPMALIGIPYYLWDWEDYDKYVLFAVFNLVWSTVFLEVWKRFSATLAFSWGTLSRKKAFEEPRAGFHGVLGFNPVTGREEPVYPNSKRLLRIYLVSVPFVLLCLYLSFYIMMIYFDMESWALALYEVEPNFWTGLFLFVPSIIYAVVIEVLNLLYRYAAEFLTDWENHRLETSYQNHLVLKVLVFNFFNCFASLFYIAFVMQDVVLLRQSLATLLITSQILNQIMEAFLPYWLQRRRNKKAHKRLHRVMADQELPLAQQAQLELDMSTYLGTFDDYLEQFLLFGYVSLFSCVYPLAAVLVVLNNITEVYSDAFKMCHVFKRPFAEPASNIGVWQLAFETMSVIAVVTNCALIGLSPQVKAYFLESDTQLILLVVCVEHILLAFKFILAFVIPDVPKHIQNKLARLEFESLEAFKKKKILETSGIPNKH
- the ano10a gene encoding anoctamin-10 isoform X1; this encodes MQSGWSVSDSDGTAFTPMVVLELAEDTSEEAIKWLLSRIRDKEQNGGAELLVEQLLTRDHGGQKGNPNVFLVGSTLKRLLHGAEDVGLFKEFNDDSMRGFTYTNKDNFKDFQGDGDGFLSVAECQYIIKHELDTLRAKDEANVPGYPKAKLYPGKSIIRRLQSKGILYQVFPLHDKEELKRLSFSWYRKVKLSFQPLNDIRHYFGEGLALYFGFLEYFTLAMLPMALIGIPYYLWDWEDYDKYVLFAVFNLVWSTVFLEVWKRFSATLAFSWGTLSRKKAFEEPRAGFHGVLGFNPVTGREEPVYPNSKRLLRIYLVSVPFVLLCLYLSFYIMMIYFDMESWALALYEVEPNFWTGLFLFVPSIIYAVVIEVLNLLYRYAAEFLTDWENHRLETSYQNHLVLKVLVFNFFNCFASLFYIAFVMQDVVLLRQSLATLLITSQILNQIMEAFLPYWLQRRRNKKAHKRLHRVMADQELPLAQQAQLELDMSTYLGTFDDYLEQFLLFGYVSLFSCVYPLAAVLVVLNNITEVYSDAFKMCHVFKRPFAEPASNIGVWQLAFETMSVIAVVTNCALIGLSPQVKAYFLESDTQLILLVVCVEHILLAFKFILAFVIPDVPKHIQNKLARLEFESLEAFKKKMRSRSHRKSWRPLGSPTNTEEKRDRQHRH